The DNA window ACCTATCTTCCCCTCCTTCAGGTGTTCGAGAAGCTCGTTTCGGAAGGCATATCGCCGAAAATCACCATCGGCATCACACCGGTGCTCACCGAGATGCTCGCCGACGAAACATTCAAGGATGAGTTCACTGCCTATCTCGACCAGAAGATCGAAGCCGCCCAGATCGATGCCGGCGAGTTCTACCGGCTCGGAGACACCGCCCGTCACGACATCGCCCGCATGTGGGAGTCCTTCTACGGTGACATCAGGAGCTACTTTACGGAAACCCTCGGCCGCAACATTGTCGGGGCGTTCAAACGGCTGCAGGACAGCGGGCATATCGAGATCATCACCTGCGCCGCAACGCACGGCTACCTGCCGCTTTTAGGCGAAGACACCGCGGTGCAGGCCCAGGTCAAGCTCGGTGTCGATACGTACCGTCGGCATTATGGCCGTCAACCGCGCGGCATATGGCTTCCCGAGTGCGCTTACCGGCCGTCGTACGATTGGACTCCGCCGGTCGAGGGATTCGGCGGCCCGCGAAAACGCAAGGGCGTCGAGGAGTTTCTCAGCGAAAACGGCATCGAGTACTTCATCATCGATTCGCACCTTCTCAAGGGCGGAACGGCAATCGGTGTGTATCTCGACCGGTTCAGCGCTCTCAAACAGTTATGGACGAATTTCGAGAAACAGTACAAACCGATAGAAGAAGACACGACCAAAACTTCCCACCGTCTGTATTACGCCGCAAGCGTGGAGGGTAAAGCTCCGGTGACATTTTTCACCCGTGACCCCGACACCGGTCTTCAGGTGTGGAGCGGCGAGCACGGCTATCCCGGGGACGGCAACTACCTCGATTTCCACAAGAAACACTTTCCCGGCGGCCACCGTTACTGGAGGGTAACATCGGCAAAATCCGATCTCGCCGATAAGCTCGTGTACGAGCCGGAAGCGGTCGAAGCACACATCCGCGAGAACGCTTACCATTTCAAGA is part of the bacterium genome and encodes:
- a CDS encoding DUF1957 domain-containing protein, translated to MVKGKLVFVLHSHLPYVIMHGKWPHGMDWINEAAAETYLPLLQVFEKLVSEGISPKITIGITPVLTEMLADETFKDEFTAYLDQKIEAAQIDAGEFYRLGDTARHDIARMWESFYGDIRSYFTETLGRNIVGAFKRLQDSGHIEIITCAATHGYLPLLGEDTAVQAQVKLGVDTYRRHYGRQPRGIWLPECAYRPSYDWTPPVEGFGGPRKRKGVEEFLSENGIEYFIIDSHLLKGGTAIGVYLDRFSALKQLWTNFEKQYKPIEEDTTKTSHRLYYAASVEGKAPVTFFTRDPDTGLQVWSGEHGYPGDGNYLDFHKKHFPGGHRYWRVTSAKSDLADKLVYEPEAVEAHIRENAYHFKNLVRDLCRAEGMHDGAPPIICAPFDAELFGHWWFEGPRWLYSVLKEVASDPELEASTMGEYRDRYPAIEVVSLPEGSWGKGGFHWIWLNDWTKWTWKHIYEDERLMEDAAKKFSGRSDEPVASLLKLLARELVLLESSDWQFLISTWSARDYAEMRFSNHHSDFLKVLSLLNKAGNGETLTSADHEAVKEISERDNLFRDINPAWWAKVEYP